From one [Ruminococcus] lactaris ATCC 29176 genomic stretch:
- a CDS encoding replication-associated recombination protein A — protein MDLFDYMRETAKEKESPLASRMRPTTLEEVVGQQHIIGKGKLLYRAIKADKLSSLIFYGPPGTGKTTLAKVIANTTSAEFKQINATVAGKKDMEEVVKAAKDLQGMYGKKTILFIDEIHRFNKGQQDYLLPFVEDGTLILIGATTENPYFEVNGALISRSSIFELKPLEKEDIKKLLVRAVEDTEKGMGSFHAQIDPDALEFLADVSGGDARNALNAVELGILTTDRSSDGIIHLTLEVASECIQKRVVNYDKKGDNHYDIISAFIKSMRGSDPDAAVFYLAKMLYAGEDVKFIARRIMICASEDVGNADPMALTVAVAAAQAVERIGMPESQIILSQAVTYVASAPKSNAAVNAIFAATEAVKKYKTTVPSHLQDAHYKGAEKLGHGTGYKYAHDYPGHYVEQQYLPDEIKDARFYEPGDLGYEKKIKEHLQKLRKQ, from the coding sequence ATGGATCTATTTGATTATATGCGGGAAACTGCAAAGGAAAAAGAATCACCACTGGCTTCGAGGATGCGTCCGACGACGCTGGAAGAAGTAGTGGGACAGCAGCATATCATTGGAAAAGGGAAACTTCTATATCGGGCGATCAAGGCGGATAAGCTGAGTTCCCTGATCTTTTACGGCCCTCCGGGAACCGGAAAGACCACCCTTGCAAAAGTGATCGCCAATACGACAAGTGCTGAATTTAAGCAGATCAATGCGACAGTAGCCGGAAAAAAGGATATGGAAGAGGTCGTGAAAGCGGCGAAGGATCTGCAGGGAATGTATGGTAAAAAGACGATTCTTTTTATTGATGAGATCCACCGGTTTAATAAGGGGCAGCAGGATTATCTTCTGCCGTTTGTAGAGGATGGGACTTTGATCCTGATCGGGGCAACGACGGAAAATCCGTATTTTGAAGTGAATGGTGCTTTGATCTCACGCTCCAGCATTTTTGAATTAAAGCCGTTAGAGAAGGAAGACATTAAGAAACTTCTGGTGCGTGCGGTAGAAGATACAGAAAAAGGAATGGGAAGTTTTCATGCACAGATCGACCCGGATGCACTGGAATTTCTGGCAGATGTATCCGGTGGAGATGCAAGAAATGCTTTGAATGCGGTGGAACTTGGCATACTTACGACAGACCGCAGCAGTGACGGAATCATCCATCTTACACTGGAAGTTGCATCAGAATGTATTCAGAAACGGGTTGTGAACTATGATAAAAAAGGGGATAACCATTATGATATCATTTCTGCCTTTATTAAAAGTATGCGGGGGTCAGACCCGGATGCAGCAGTCTTTTATCTTGCAAAAATGCTGTATGCGGGAGAAGATGTGAAGTTTATTGCGAGAAGGATCATGATCTGTGCCTCAGAAGATGTAGGAAATGCAGATCCGATGGCACTGACCGTGGCAGTGGCAGCAGCACAGGCAGTTGAGAGGATCGGTATGCCTGAATCCCAAATCATTTTATCCCAGGCGGTGACTTATGTGGCATCTGCACCGAAGAGCAATGCGGCAGTGAATGCGATTTTTGCTGCGACTGAAGCAGTGAAAAAATATAAAACGACTGTACCGTCACATCTGCAGGATGCTCACTATAAGGGAGCAGAAAAGCTGGGGCATGGAACAGGCTACAAATATGCACATGATTATCCGGGACATTATGTGGAACAGCAGTATCTTCCGGACGAAATAAAAGACGCCAGGTTCTACGAACCCGGCGACCTTGGTTATGAAAAAAAGATCAAAGAGCATCTACAGAAGCTGCGAAAGCAGTGA
- a CDS encoding DUF4364 family protein, which produces MAETYTLYKLIVLYMLDKVDFPLTTSQISEFILDKGYTTYFRLQETLSELTDSELLKIETTHNRTLYRLTETGADTIHFFSNKISPEIRTEIDDFLKEKQYDLKEEVAVKSDYYLKTDHQFEVQCQIVENGSSLIDMRITVPTEKEAKAIVNNWNLKNQEIYASLLSQLL; this is translated from the coding sequence ATGGCTGAAACTTACACGTTATATAAACTGATTGTTCTCTATATGCTGGACAAAGTGGATTTTCCACTGACTACTTCACAGATTTCCGAATTTATACTGGACAAGGGATATACGACTTATTTCCGGCTTCAGGAAACCTTATCAGAACTGACGGATTCCGAACTTCTGAAGATCGAGACAACGCACAACCGTACACTCTACCGTCTGACAGAGACCGGTGCAGACACGATCCACTTTTTCAGCAATAAGATTTCACCCGAAATCCGTACCGAAATTGATGATTTTCTGAAAGAAAAACAGTACGATCTGAAAGAAGAAGTGGCTGTCAAATCCGACTATTATCTCAAGACAGACCATCAGTTTGAAGTGCAGTGTCAGATCGTAGAAAATGGCTCCAGCCTCATTGACATGCGAATCACCGTTCCCACAGAAAAAGAAGCCAAAGCCATTGTAAATAACTGGAATCTGAAAAATCAGGAGATCTACGCATCACTGCTTTCGCAGCTTCTGTAG
- a CDS encoding TIGR01212 family radical SAM protein (This family includes YhcC from E. coli K-12, an uncharacterized radical SAM protein.): MADGFTTTRSVPMPVRWGEKRYHSLDYALKSQFGEKVYRIALNGGMTCPNRDGKIGRGGCIFCSGMGSGDFAGSASFSICEQLAAGKAALQAKRPVHSYIAYFQAFTNTYAPVEYLEKIFTEAILDPDVQVLAVATRPDCLSHETVELLRRLNQIKPVWIELGLQTIHPQTARYIRRGYPLEVFDDAVVRLKAAGIQVITHVILFLPGETEAQMLKTIDYLNCNPIDGIKLQLLHILKGTDLARDYARSPFHIPDMDEYIRCIGNCIAHLRPDIVIHRLTGDGPKDLLIEPQWTGAKRTVLNHIHQYLKKQDIWQGKEYYG; encoded by the coding sequence ATGGCAGATGGCTTTACCACAACCCGTTCTGTACCGATGCCTGTACGCTGGGGTGAAAAAAGATATCATTCCCTGGATTATGCATTAAAAAGTCAGTTTGGTGAAAAAGTCTACCGGATTGCATTAAACGGGGGGATGACCTGCCCCAACCGGGATGGAAAGATTGGCCGGGGCGGCTGTATCTTCTGTAGTGGCATGGGATCTGGCGACTTTGCCGGATCTGCCTCTTTCAGTATCTGCGAACAGCTTGCTGCCGGAAAAGCGGCTCTTCAGGCGAAACGACCGGTTCATTCCTATATTGCCTATTTCCAGGCATTTACAAATACGTATGCACCTGTCGAATACCTGGAAAAGATTTTTACCGAGGCAATCCTTGATCCCGATGTCCAGGTACTCGCCGTTGCAACGCGTCCTGACTGTCTGTCTCATGAGACCGTAGAACTTCTGAGACGCTTAAATCAGATCAAGCCGGTCTGGATCGAGCTTGGTCTTCAGACCATCCATCCGCAGACTGCCCGCTACATCCGCCGGGGATACCCGCTGGAGGTTTTTGACGATGCTGTAGTCAGACTGAAAGCGGCCGGAATCCAGGTGATCACGCATGTCATCCTTTTTCTTCCGGGAGAGACAGAAGCACAGATGCTTAAAACCATCGATTATCTGAACTGCAATCCCATTGATGGGATCAAATTGCAGCTACTCCACATTTTAAAGGGAACCGATCTTGCACGCGATTATGCACGCTCGCCTTTTCATATTCCTGACATGGACGAATATATCCGCTGCATCGGAAACTGTATCGCACATTTACGCCCTGACATCGTCATCCACCGGCTTACCGGGGACGGTCCAAAGGATCTGCTCATCGAACCACAATGGACCGGAGCAAAGCGTACTGTATTAAACCACATCCACCAATACCTGAAAAAACAGGATATCTGGCAGGGAAAGGAGTATTATGGCTGA
- a CDS encoding NAD(P)-dependent malic enzyme — translation MTNNEKALQMHKEWNGKLETTAKAHVNSREDLAIAYTPGVAEPCKIIAKDPEAAYTYTMKANTVAVVSDGSAVLGLGNIGALAAMPVMEGKCVLFKEFGGVNAVPICLDTQDTEEIIRSVVNIAPAFGGINLEDISAPRCFEIETRLKELLNIPVFHDDQHGTAIVVLAGIINALKVTGKKKEDCRVVVNGAGSAGVAITKLLLTYGFPHITMCDINGIISKDSPDLNWMQKEMTKVTNLEGRIGLLADALKGADIFVGVSAPNIVTPEMVASMNQDAILFAMANPVPEIMPDLAKAAGAKVVGTGRSDFPNQVNNVVAFPGIFKGALEGRATQITEEMKLAAANAIAGLVPEEELNENNILPEAFDPRVAETVSKAIKDLI, via the coding sequence ATGACAAATAACGAAAAAGCATTACAGATGCACAAAGAATGGAATGGAAAACTGGAAACCACGGCAAAGGCTCACGTCAATTCCCGGGAAGACCTGGCGATCGCCTATACTCCGGGTGTTGCTGAACCATGTAAAATCATCGCCAAAGACCCGGAAGCCGCCTATACTTATACAATGAAAGCCAATACAGTCGCTGTTGTCTCTGACGGAAGTGCCGTACTCGGTCTTGGAAATATCGGTGCATTGGCTGCCATGCCGGTCATGGAGGGAAAATGTGTTCTCTTTAAAGAATTTGGCGGAGTCAACGCAGTTCCGATCTGCCTGGATACGCAGGATACAGAGGAAATCATTCGCTCTGTTGTCAATATTGCACCTGCTTTTGGTGGTATCAATCTGGAGGACATCTCCGCACCACGCTGCTTTGAGATTGAGACCCGTTTAAAGGAACTTCTGAATATCCCGGTCTTCCATGATGACCAGCACGGAACTGCAATTGTTGTTCTCGCCGGCATCATCAACGCCTTAAAAGTAACCGGGAAAAAGAAAGAAGACTGCCGTGTTGTTGTAAACGGTGCAGGTTCTGCAGGTGTTGCAATCACTAAACTGCTGCTGACTTATGGATTCCCGCATATTACGATGTGTGATATCAACGGAATCATTTCCAAGGATTCACCGGATCTGAACTGGATGCAGAAAGAAATGACAAAAGTGACAAATCTTGAGGGACGGATCGGTCTTCTTGCCGATGCTCTGAAAGGTGCTGACATCTTTGTAGGTGTATCTGCCCCGAATATTGTTACCCCGGAGATGGTTGCATCCATGAACCAGGATGCAATCCTGTTTGCTATGGCGAACCCGGTACCTGAGATCATGCCGGATCTCGCAAAAGCTGCCGGTGCAAAAGTTGTCGGTACAGGACGCTCCGACTTCCCGAACCAGGTCAATAACGTTGTTGCTTTCCCTGGAATCTTCAAAGGAGCTTTAGAGGGACGTGCCACTCAGATCACCGAAGAGATGAAGCTGGCTGCCGCCAATGCGATTGCAGGTCTTGTTCCTGAAGAAGAACTTAACGAGAACAACATCCTGCCGGAGGCATTTGACCCGCGTGTAGCTGAAACTGTAAGTAAAGCAATAAAGGATCTGATCTGA
- a CDS encoding IS1634 family transposase gives MYIALTGSENNKDVYIYHSFRKENGKSSSRIYKKLGKYNTLLEQFDGDRDKMMAWAREQADKETKLYKEATGKISVEFSKAACIPMNERRSFNVGYLFLQELCTQLRIDKICRTIKERHKYKYNLQAILTDLVYARILSPSSKLASYDYCQTLLEPPKYSLQDVYRSLSVIAEESDFIQSELYKNSNFLYPRNNRILYYDCTNYYFEIEEESDSKRYGKSKENRPNPIVTMGLFMDADGIPLAFDVYPGNQNEQTTLKPLESKILQDFNCSEFIYCSDSGLGSAANRRFNSLGNRAYIITHSLKKMKKEDREIALNPTQFRKVGSTKFIDLRTLDETDEEVYNTVYYKEVPVVTGNMDETLIVTYSPKYKAYQRRIRDRQIEHAEKIINTPGRKRKGKNQNDPMRFVKKTSVTPDGEIANKQVYNIDEEQIQKEEMYDGFYAVITNLEGDVSEIIRINKQRWEIEENFRIMKTEFEARPVYVRREERIKAHFMTCYISLLLYRLLEKKLGDAYTVSQILGTLRSMQMTLLNTASGYIPSYTRTELTDSLHKTFGFRTDYEFITKASMRTIIKETKQIKSKKS, from the coding sequence ATGTATATTGCACTTACAGGTAGTGAAAACAATAAAGATGTGTATATTTATCATTCTTTTCGCAAGGAAAATGGTAAGTCCTCATCTCGTATTTATAAAAAACTTGGAAAATATAACACACTTTTAGAACAATTCGATGGTGACAGAGATAAGATGATGGCATGGGCAAGAGAGCAGGCTGATAAAGAAACAAAGCTCTATAAAGAAGCTACTGGAAAGATTTCTGTAGAGTTTTCAAAAGCTGCTTGCATTCCGATGAATGAACGCCGTTCTTTCAATGTTGGGTATCTCTTTTTACAAGAACTTTGTACACAACTTCGTATAGATAAGATTTGTAGAACAATCAAAGAACGCCACAAATATAAATATAATCTACAAGCAATCCTGACTGATTTAGTTTATGCACGAATCCTATCGCCTTCTAGCAAGCTGGCTAGCTATGACTATTGTCAAACACTGTTAGAGCCACCTAAATACAGTCTGCAGGATGTTTACCGCTCTCTTTCTGTGATTGCAGAAGAATCGGATTTTATTCAAAGTGAACTTTACAAGAATTCTAATTTCCTTTATCCAAGAAATAATCGTATCCTCTATTACGATTGCACAAACTACTATTTCGAAATTGAAGAGGAAAGCGATTCTAAGCGTTATGGTAAAAGTAAGGAAAACCGTCCGAATCCAATTGTAACTATGGGATTATTTATGGATGCTGATGGTATTCCTCTTGCTTTTGATGTTTATCCAGGAAATCAAAATGAACAGACAACTTTAAAGCCTTTAGAATCAAAAATTCTCCAGGACTTTAACTGCAGTGAATTCATCTATTGTTCTGATTCCGGACTTGGAAGTGCTGCGAACAGAAGATTTAACAGTCTTGGAAACCGGGCATACATCATCACTCATTCTCTTAAAAAGATGAAGAAAGAAGATCGTGAGATTGCTCTGAACCCTACGCAGTTTCGTAAAGTCGGTAGCACAAAATTCATAGATCTGCGTACACTTGATGAAACTGATGAAGAAGTTTATAACACTGTTTATTACAAAGAAGTTCCCGTGGTTACAGGAAACATGGATGAAACTCTGATTGTTACTTATTCTCCAAAATATAAAGCATACCAAAGAAGAATTCGTGACCGCCAAATCGAACATGCTGAAAAGATCATCAACACACCTGGGCGTAAACGAAAAGGAAAAAATCAGAATGATCCAATGCGTTTTGTAAAGAAGACTTCTGTGACGCCAGATGGGGAAATCGCTAATAAACAAGTATACAATATCGATGAAGAACAGATTCAAAAAGAAGAAATGTATGATGGTTTTTATGCTGTTATTACAAATCTGGAAGGTGATGTCTCTGAAATCATACGGATTAACAAACAGCGTTGGGAAATAGAAGAAAACTTTAGAATTATGAAAACCGAATTTGAAGCTAGACCAGTCTATGTACGAAGAGAGGAGCGAATAAAAGCTCATTTCATGACTTGCTATATCAGTCTTCTTCTTTATCGGTTATTAGAAAAGAAACTTGGAGATGCTTATACGGTCAGTCAGATACTTGGGACATTACGTTCTATGCAAATGACACTACTAAATACAGCAAGTGGTTATATTCCTTCCTACACAAGAACAGAATTAACGGATTCTCTGCACAAAACATTCGGCTTTAGAACGGATTATGAATTCATTACAAAAGCCTCCATGCGAACAATCATTAAAGAAACGAAACAGATTAAATCAAAAAAATCATAA
- the rho gene encoding transcription termination factor Rho → MTRERYESLPLATLKELAKARNMKGVSTLKKSALIDEMLKLDETEKQMQANEKAKEEVRQEMKEKKEESDIEQLDSGKTAKGIFELHQDGYGFIRSDNYLPGEQDVYVAPSQIRRFGLKTGDILTGNTRIKTQGEKFSALLYVSTINGLPPEEAMKRKNFEDLTPIFPNERIRLENPGCSTAMRVVDLISPIGKGQRGMIVSPPKAGKTTLLKEIALSVQKTEPDMHMIILLIDERPEEVTDIREAIEGPNVEVIYSTFDELPEHHKRVSEMVVARAKRLVEHGKDVMILLDSITRLSRAYNLIVPPSGRTLSGGLDPAALYSPKRFFGAARNMREGGSLTILATALVDTGSRMDDVVYEEFKGTGNMELMLNRKLQEKRVFPAIDIPKSGTRREDLLLDKEEQEAAYIMRKAMNGMKAEEAVDNLLTMFSRTKNNEELVQQIIRQKFI, encoded by the coding sequence ATGACACGTGAAAGATATGAATCTTTGCCGCTTGCAACCTTAAAAGAACTGGCAAAAGCAAGAAATATGAAAGGAGTTTCAACGCTGAAAAAAAGTGCTCTGATCGATGAGATGTTGAAGTTGGATGAGACGGAAAAGCAGATGCAGGCAAATGAAAAAGCAAAAGAAGAAGTACGGCAGGAAATGAAAGAAAAAAAGGAAGAGTCAGATATCGAGCAGCTTGACAGCGGAAAAACCGCAAAGGGTATTTTTGAACTCCATCAGGACGGATATGGCTTTATCCGCAGCGATAATTATCTTCCGGGAGAGCAGGATGTGTATGTGGCTCCGTCACAGATCAGGCGATTTGGACTGAAGACAGGAGATATCCTGACAGGAAATACAAGGATCAAGACGCAGGGGGAGAAGTTCAGTGCCCTTTTGTATGTATCTACGATCAACGGACTTCCACCGGAAGAAGCAATGAAAAGAAAAAATTTTGAAGATCTGACTCCAATCTTTCCAAATGAAAGGATCAGACTGGAAAATCCGGGATGTTCCACGGCAATGAGAGTCGTAGATCTGATTTCACCGATCGGGAAGGGACAGCGTGGTATGATCGTGTCTCCTCCGAAAGCAGGAAAGACCACTTTATTAAAAGAAATTGCACTTTCCGTTCAGAAGACAGAGCCGGATATGCATATGATCATTCTTCTGATCGACGAACGACCGGAAGAAGTGACCGATATCAGAGAAGCAATCGAAGGTCCGAATGTGGAAGTAATCTATTCTACTTTTGATGAACTTCCGGAACATCATAAGAGAGTTTCAGAGATGGTGGTCGCAAGAGCAAAACGTCTGGTAGAGCATGGAAAGGATGTTATGATTCTGTTAGACAGTATTACCCGACTGTCCAGAGCCTATAATCTGATCGTACCACCATCAGGAAGAACACTTTCGGGAGGTCTCGATCCGGCGGCACTCTACAGCCCGAAGCGTTTCTTTGGAGCAGCCAGAAATATGAGAGAGGGCGGAAGTCTTACAATTCTGGCAACTGCACTGGTCGATACGGGAAGCAGAATGGATGATGTTGTCTATGAAGAATTTAAAGGAACGGGTAATATGGAGCTGATGCTGAATCGTAAACTGCAGGAAAAGAGAGTGTTCCCTGCGATTGACATTCCGAAGTCCGGTACGAGAAGAGAGGATCTGCTGCTGGATAAAGAGGAGCAGGAAGCTGCCTATATTATGCGGAAAGCCATGAATGGTATGAAAGCAGAAGAGGCTGTGGACAACCTTCTGACCATGTTCTCAAGAACAAAAAATAACGAAGAACTGGTACAGCAGATTATCCGTCAGAAGTTTATCTAA
- the rpmE gene encoding 50S ribosomal protein L31, with amino-acid sequence MREGIHPNYYQATVTCNCGNTFVTGSTKENIHVEICSKCHPFYTGQQKATQARGRVDKFNKKYGIK; translated from the coding sequence ATGCGCGAAGGTATCCATCCTAATTATTATCAGGCAACTGTAACCTGCAACTGCGGGAACACTTTTGTAACAGGATCTACAAAGGAGAACATCCACGTAGAAATCTGCTCCAAGTGCCACCCATTCTATACAGGTCAGCAGAAGGCTACACAGGCTCGTGGCCGTGTTGATAAGTTCAACAAGAAATATGGTATTAAATAA
- a CDS encoding DUF1385 domain-containing protein → MKSSNIGGQAVLEGIMMRNGGRYSVAVRKPDGDIEVDIRQYKSIIPWKTPLKIPFIRGIFNFVDSLVLGMKTLTFSASFFEEEEEELLTEAEAKKREKNEKIMMNLTVVLSVIIAAGLFMVLPYYLSGLVKHYTDSRMVMTVCEGLIRVGLFLLYIALISRMKDIQRTFMYHGAEHKCINCIEHGLELNVENVRKSSRQHKRCGTSFLFFVMIVSIIFCFFITAQSQIARVLIRLALLPVIAGVSYEIIKLAGNSENPFVNLLSRPGMWVQNMTTKEPDDDMIEVGIRAVEAVFDWKNWQKENL, encoded by the coding sequence ATGAAATCATCGAATATAGGTGGACAGGCAGTGCTGGAGGGGATCATGATGCGGAACGGCGGAAGATACTCTGTTGCAGTCAGGAAACCGGACGGGGATATCGAAGTGGATATCCGGCAGTACAAAAGTATCATTCCATGGAAGACACCTCTGAAGATCCCTTTTATCAGAGGCATTTTTAATTTTGTGGATTCTCTTGTCCTTGGAATGAAGACGCTGACTTTTTCAGCAAGTTTTTTTGAAGAGGAAGAAGAGGAGCTTCTGACAGAAGCTGAAGCGAAGAAACGGGAAAAAAATGAAAAGATCATGATGAACCTGACCGTAGTTCTTTCGGTGATCATAGCGGCGGGATTATTCATGGTGCTTCCTTATTATTTAAGTGGGCTGGTAAAGCATTATACCGATTCAAGAATGGTCATGACTGTCTGCGAAGGACTGATCCGTGTCGGATTATTCCTACTATATATTGCACTGATCTCACGGATGAAGGATATTCAGAGAACGTTTATGTATCATGGAGCAGAGCATAAATGCATTAACTGTATTGAGCATGGACTGGAACTGAATGTGGAGAATGTGCGGAAGAGTTCCAGACAGCATAAACGCTGCGGGACGAGTTTTCTGTTCTTTGTCATGATCGTGAGTATTATTTTCTGCTTTTTTATCACCGCCCAGTCACAGATCGCAAGAGTCCTGATCCGGCTTGCACTGCTTCCGGTGATCGCCGGGGTATCTTATGAGATCATTAAACTTGCAGGAAACAGTGAAAATCCCTTTGTGAACTTACTGAGCAGACCGGGAATGTGGGTTCAGAACATGACGACCAAAGAGCCGGATGATGATATGATCGAAGTGGGAATCCGGGCAGTTGAGGCAGTCTTTGACTGGAAGAACTGGCAGAAGGAGAATCTGTAA
- the prmC gene encoding peptide chain release factor N(5)-glutamine methyltransferase, which translates to MCREKAGGQDEMRMLRAMYAEGEERLRQAGIEEAGLDAWYLLEFVTGVDKAHYYMNPDRRMEQSVAQEYEKVVKLRTEHIPLQHITGVQEFMGLEFQVSGDVLIPRQDTEVLVEEALKLLEQEKVPKEKETVRMLDLCTGSGCILISILYYAAKEKIQIQGTGADISEAALRIAEENLDLLEKNGNKGMAELLESDLFEQVDGTFGMIVSNPPYIKTSVISGLQEEVRLHDPFLALDGKEDGLFFYRKIIEESRAYLQKNGVLLFEIGYDQGEAVSELMTKEGYGQVVVKKDLAGLDRIVCGVYTE; encoded by the coding sequence ATGTGCAGGGAAAAGGCCGGTGGGCAAGACGAAATGCGGATGCTCAGAGCGATGTATGCTGAAGGAGAAGAGCGGCTCCGGCAGGCGGGAATCGAAGAGGCAGGACTGGATGCGTGGTATCTGCTAGAATTTGTCACAGGAGTAGATAAGGCACATTACTATATGAACCCGGACCGCAGGATGGAACAAAGCGTGGCACAGGAATATGAAAAAGTAGTGAAGCTAAGGACAGAGCATATCCCTTTGCAGCATATTACGGGAGTGCAGGAATTTATGGGGCTTGAATTTCAGGTCAGCGGAGATGTCCTGATTCCAAGGCAGGATACGGAAGTGCTGGTGGAAGAAGCACTGAAGCTGTTGGAACAGGAAAAAGTCCCGAAGGAAAAGGAGACCGTCCGGATGCTCGACCTGTGTACCGGGTCGGGGTGTATCCTGATCAGTATCCTGTATTATGCAGCAAAAGAAAAAATACAGATACAGGGAACCGGTGCAGATATTTCAGAAGCTGCTTTACGCATTGCAGAAGAAAATCTGGATCTGCTGGAAAAAAACGGAAATAAAGGTATGGCAGAGCTTTTGGAAAGTGATTTGTTTGAACAGGTGGACGGAACCTTTGGAATGATCGTCTCCAATCCACCGTATATCAAAACCTCTGTGATCAGCGGACTCCAGGAGGAAGTCAGGCTGCATGATCCGTTTCTTGCACTGGACGGGAAAGAAGATGGTCTGTTTTTTTACAGAAAGATCATTGAAGAAAGCAGAGCATATTTGCAGAAGAATGGAGTCCTCCTCTTTGAGATTGGATATGACCAGGGAGAAGCAGTTTCGGAGCTGATGACGAAAGAGGGGTACGGTCAGGTTGTGGTAAAAAAGGATCTGGCAGGACTTGACCGCATCGTCTGTGGCGTGTACACTGAGTAG
- the prfA gene encoding peptide chain release factor 1 gives MFDRLDDLLIRYEEVMGELQEPDVANDPERFRRLMKEQSDLAPIVEAYKEYKNCKQNIEESLQLLEEESDEEMRELAKEELSGSRARIEELEQELKILLLPKDPNDDKNVIVEIRAGAGGDEAALFAAEIYRMYVHYADSRRWKTEMISLNENGIGGFKECVFMVTGQGAYSRMKYESGVHRVQRVPETESGGRIHTSTITVAVMPEAEEVDVVIDEKDIRIDVMRASGNGGQCVNTTDSAVRLTHYPTGIVIYSQTEKSQLQNKEKAFRLLRSKLYDLELEKQQASEAAERRSQIGTGDRSEKIRTYNFPQGRVTDHRIKLTLHKLDSILNGDLDEIIDSLIAADQTAKLAKMEE, from the coding sequence ATGTTTGACAGATTAGATGACCTGCTCATCCGTTATGAGGAAGTAATGGGTGAGCTTCAGGAACCGGATGTGGCAAATGACCCGGAGCGGTTCAGAAGACTGATGAAGGAGCAGAGTGATCTGGCTCCGATTGTAGAGGCGTATAAAGAGTATAAAAACTGTAAGCAGAATATAGAGGAAAGCCTTCAGCTTCTTGAAGAGGAGTCCGATGAGGAAATGAGGGAGCTTGCAAAGGAAGAACTCAGCGGATCAAGAGCAAGGATTGAAGAACTGGAACAGGAACTGAAGATCCTGCTTCTTCCAAAAGATCCGAATGATGATAAGAACGTCATCGTGGAGATTCGTGCCGGTGCCGGTGGAGATGAGGCGGCATTATTTGCAGCAGAGATCTACCGTATGTACGTGCATTATGCGGACAGCCGCAGATGGAAGACAGAGATGATCTCGTTGAATGAGAACGGGATCGGCGGTTTTAAAGAGTGTGTCTTTATGGTCACAGGACAGGGAGCATATTCCCGTATGAAATACGAAAGTGGTGTCCACCGTGTCCAGCGTGTGCCGGAGACAGAAAGCGGTGGAAGAATCCATACCTCTACGATCACGGTTGCAGTGATGCCGGAGGCAGAGGAAGTCGATGTAGTGATTGACGAAAAAGATATCCGTATTGATGTGATGCGTGCATCCGGAAATGGAGGACAGTGTGTCAATACAACCGATTCAGCGGTACGACTGACCCATTATCCGACCGGGATCGTGATTTACAGTCAGACAGAAAAATCGCAGCTTCAGAATAAAGAAAAGGCATTCCGTCTTCTGCGTTCCAAGCTGTATGATCTGGAACTGGAGAAGCAGCAGGCATCTGAGGCGGCAGAGAGAAGAAGTCAGATCGGTACAGGAGACCGTTCGGAGAAGATCAGAACCTACAACTTCCCACAGGGACGCGTGACAGACCACAGAATCAAGCTGACCCTGCATAAGTTGGACAGTATTCTGAACGGCGATCTGGATGAGATCATTGACAGCCTGATCGCGGCAGATCAGACAGCCAAGCTGGCAAAGATGGAAGAATAA